A window of the Salvelinus alpinus chromosome 3, SLU_Salpinus.1, whole genome shotgun sequence genome harbors these coding sequences:
- the tdrkh gene encoding tudor and KH domain-containing protein isoform X2, with protein MEAVREGPKSTLSSGKVVALAAGLSVGATVGYIVYRQIKSTSPPLANTEESRMSVPLEVYRNITKYQASFLDLVMQKSGARVRVLSESSQAGEGEQSSQNSVCFLLQGSPQQVLLARCALENLATDCETTTEVMEVPQTAFGRIIGRGGDSLKLITRTTGARVLCPRERGRGLEKGKVSVTGTRLEVRQAKELILEKVFEDEAVRRRITQSSAQRQKRRPFETQGQRSEELKLEEAPRSLWMEEGGLVHANGVQTAVGALSQARGEAVQLATEAREEDDLLSPDSLSDVSKFEIPSPDLSFQPDEHLEVYVSASENPHHFWIQILGVRSLQLDKLTAEMSRFYSNGTLQEQRVETIVVGDIVAAPYRDYGTWNRARVLGMMGSGLVDLYYVDFGDNGELPRDSLRSMRSDFLSLPFQAIECSLAGVNPAGEVWSDQALDDFERLTYVAEWRPLLAKLCSYTHSEVSSWPSVQLYDNTEGKAVDLGEEMVSLGHAVPSQDNGNGGGDRDDPGTLQRMLDDVTGATSELSLSCISLSEVASISGSVDDVLDDEFV; from the exons ATGGAGGCAGTGAGGGAAGGGCCTAAGAGCACCCTGAGCTCTGGTAAAGTTGTGGCTCTGGCAGCGGGGCTGTCTGTAGGAGCGACGGTGGGATACATCGTCTACCGACAAATCAAAAGCACCAGCC CTCCGCTGGCTAACACCGAAGAGTCCAGGATGTCAGTACCTCTGGAGGTTTACAGGAACATTACCAAGTACCAAGCCTCCTTCCTGGACCTG gTGATGCAGAAGTCCGGTGCCCGCGTGAGGGTGCTCTCTGAGTCTTCGCAGGCAGGGGAGGGGGAGCAAAGTTCCCAGAATTCAGTGTGTTTCCTGCTGCAGGGCTCACCTCAGCAGGTGCTGCTGGCCAGGTGTGCCCTGGAGAACCTGGCCACAGACTGCGAGACCACCACTGAAGTCATGGAGGTGCCCCAGACCGCCTTCGGACGCATCATAG GTCGTGGAGGGGATTCTCTGAAGCTCATCACCAGGACAACGGGAGCAAGAGTCCTATGTCCCAGGGAGAGGGGGCGGGGTCTAGAGAAGGGCAAGGTGTCCGTCACAGGGACGAGACTGGAGGTCAGACAGGCCAAG GAGCTCATCCTAGAGAAGGTATTTGAGGATGAGGCTGTAAGGAGGAGGATTACCCAGTCCTCAGCACAGCGCCAGAAACGAAGACCCTTCGAGACCCAGGGTCAAAGGTCAGAG GAACTGAAGCTGGAGGAGGCTCCACGATCTCTCTGGATGGAGGAAGGGGGGCTAGTCCATGCTAACGGTGTCCAGACCGCAGTGGGAGCCCTTTCCCAGGCTAGAGGAGAGGCGGTACAGCTGGCTACAGAGGCACGAGAGGAGGATGATCTTCTGTCGCCTGACTCCCTATCAGATGTTTCTAAATTTGAAA TCCCCAGTCCAGACCTGAGCTTCCAGCCAGATGAGCACCTGGAGGTGTATGTGTCAGCGTCAGAGAACCCCCACCACTTCTGGATCCAGATCCTGGGGGTCCGCTCCCTCCAGCTGGACAAGCTTACTGCTGAGATGAGCCGCTTCTACAGCAACGGCACCCTGCAG GAGCAGCGAGTGGAGACCATCGTGGTGGGGGACATCGTGGCAGCTCCGTACCGGGACTACGGCACCTGGAACAGGGCGAGGGTCCTGGGGATGATGGGCTCTGGCCTGGTGGACCTCTACTATGTCGACTTTGGCGACAATGGAGAACTACCCAGGGATAGTCTCCGGAGTATGAG AAGTGACTTTCTCAGCCTACCATTCCAGGCCATCGAGTGCAGCTTAGCTGGAGTCAACCCGGCAGGTGAGGTGTGGAGCGACCAAGCCCTGGACGACTTTGAGCGCCTGACGTATGTTGCCGAATGGAGACCCCTGCTGGCCAAACTTTGCAGCTACACCCACTCTGAGGTCTCCTCTTGGCCAAGTGTACAACTCTACGACAACACAGAGGGCAAG GCTGTAGAtctaggagaggagatggtgagTCTGGGCCATGCTGTACCTAGCCAGGATAATGGGAACGGGGGTGGCGACAGGGACGACCCTGGAACACTACAGAGGATGCTG GATGATGTGACTGGAGCCACGTCAGAGCTAAGCCTGTCCTGCATCAGCTTATCAG aaGTGGCCTCAATCTCAGGAAGCGTTGATGATGTTCTAGACGACGAGTTCGTCTGA
- the tdrkh gene encoding tudor and KH domain-containing protein isoform X3: MDVGNLGISRSQVFLNYSPRAILSQWSLSLGTWRVMEAVREGPKSTLSSGKVVALAAGLSVGATVGYIVYRQIKSTSPPLANTEESRMSVPLEVYRNITKYQASFLDLVMQKSGARVRVLSESSQAGEGEQSSQNSVCFLLQGSPQQVLLARCALENLATDCETTTEVMEVPQTAFGRIIGRGGDSLKLITRTTGARVLCPRERGRGLEKGKVSVTGTRLEVRQAKELILEKVFEDEAVRRRITQSSAQRQKRRPFETQGQRSEELKLEEAPRSLWMEEGGLVHANGVQTAVGALSQARGEAVQLATEAREEDDLLSPDSLSDVSKFEIPSPDLSFQPDEHLEVYVSASENPHHFWIQILGVRSLQLDKLTAEMSRFYSNGTLQEQRVETIVVGDIVAAPYRDYGTWNRARVLGMMGSGLVDLYYVDFGDNGELPRDSLRSMRSDFLSLPFQAIECSLAGVNPAGEVWSDQALDDFERLTYVAEWRPLLAKLCSYTHSEVSSWPSVQLYDNTEGKAVDLGEEMVSLGHAVPSQDNGNGGGDRDDPGTLQRMLDDVTGATSELSLSCISLSEVASISGSVDDVLDDEFV, from the exons ATGGACGTGGGGAACCTGGGCATCTCTCGGTCCCAGGTGTTTCTCAACTACAGCCCGCGGGCCATCCTGTCACA GTGGAGTCTCTCCCTGGGCACGTGGCGTGTGATGGAGGCAGTGAGGGAAGGGCCTAAGAGCACCCTGAGCTCTGGTAAAGTTGTGGCTCTGGCAGCGGGGCTGTCTGTAGGAGCGACGGTGGGATACATCGTCTACCGACAAATCAAAAGCACCAGCC CTCCGCTGGCTAACACCGAAGAGTCCAGGATGTCAGTACCTCTGGAGGTTTACAGGAACATTACCAAGTACCAAGCCTCCTTCCTGGACCTG gTGATGCAGAAGTCCGGTGCCCGCGTGAGGGTGCTCTCTGAGTCTTCGCAGGCAGGGGAGGGGGAGCAAAGTTCCCAGAATTCAGTGTGTTTCCTGCTGCAGGGCTCACCTCAGCAGGTGCTGCTGGCCAGGTGTGCCCTGGAGAACCTGGCCACAGACTGCGAGACCACCACTGAAGTCATGGAGGTGCCCCAGACCGCCTTCGGACGCATCATAG GTCGTGGAGGGGATTCTCTGAAGCTCATCACCAGGACAACGGGAGCAAGAGTCCTATGTCCCAGGGAGAGGGGGCGGGGTCTAGAGAAGGGCAAGGTGTCCGTCACAGGGACGAGACTGGAGGTCAGACAGGCCAAG GAGCTCATCCTAGAGAAGGTATTTGAGGATGAGGCTGTAAGGAGGAGGATTACCCAGTCCTCAGCACAGCGCCAGAAACGAAGACCCTTCGAGACCCAGGGTCAAAGGTCAGAG GAACTGAAGCTGGAGGAGGCTCCACGATCTCTCTGGATGGAGGAAGGGGGGCTAGTCCATGCTAACGGTGTCCAGACCGCAGTGGGAGCCCTTTCCCAGGCTAGAGGAGAGGCGGTACAGCTGGCTACAGAGGCACGAGAGGAGGATGATCTTCTGTCGCCTGACTCCCTATCAGATGTTTCTAAATTTGAAA TCCCCAGTCCAGACCTGAGCTTCCAGCCAGATGAGCACCTGGAGGTGTATGTGTCAGCGTCAGAGAACCCCCACCACTTCTGGATCCAGATCCTGGGGGTCCGCTCCCTCCAGCTGGACAAGCTTACTGCTGAGATGAGCCGCTTCTACAGCAACGGCACCCTGCAG GAGCAGCGAGTGGAGACCATCGTGGTGGGGGACATCGTGGCAGCTCCGTACCGGGACTACGGCACCTGGAACAGGGCGAGGGTCCTGGGGATGATGGGCTCTGGCCTGGTGGACCTCTACTATGTCGACTTTGGCGACAATGGAGAACTACCCAGGGATAGTCTCCGGAGTATGAG AAGTGACTTTCTCAGCCTACCATTCCAGGCCATCGAGTGCAGCTTAGCTGGAGTCAACCCGGCAGGTGAGGTGTGGAGCGACCAAGCCCTGGACGACTTTGAGCGCCTGACGTATGTTGCCGAATGGAGACCCCTGCTGGCCAAACTTTGCAGCTACACCCACTCTGAGGTCTCCTCTTGGCCAAGTGTACAACTCTACGACAACACAGAGGGCAAG GCTGTAGAtctaggagaggagatggtgagTCTGGGCCATGCTGTACCTAGCCAGGATAATGGGAACGGGGGTGGCGACAGGGACGACCCTGGAACACTACAGAGGATGCTG GATGATGTGACTGGAGCCACGTCAGAGCTAAGCCTGTCCTGCATCAGCTTATCAG aaGTGGCCTCAATCTCAGGAAGCGTTGATGATGTTCTAGACGACGAGTTCGTCTGA
- the tdrkh gene encoding tudor and KH domain-containing protein isoform X1 translates to MRVSVVIKMFAHDLRHVHNLDVHADFDQLKDQPRREPVEWSLSLGTWRVMEAVREGPKSTLSSGKVVALAAGLSVGATVGYIVYRQIKSTSPPLANTEESRMSVPLEVYRNITKYQASFLDLVMQKSGARVRVLSESSQAGEGEQSSQNSVCFLLQGSPQQVLLARCALENLATDCETTTEVMEVPQTAFGRIIGRGGDSLKLITRTTGARVLCPRERGRGLEKGKVSVTGTRLEVRQAKELILEKVFEDEAVRRRITQSSAQRQKRRPFETQGQRSEELKLEEAPRSLWMEEGGLVHANGVQTAVGALSQARGEAVQLATEAREEDDLLSPDSLSDVSKFEIPSPDLSFQPDEHLEVYVSASENPHHFWIQILGVRSLQLDKLTAEMSRFYSNGTLQEQRVETIVVGDIVAAPYRDYGTWNRARVLGMMGSGLVDLYYVDFGDNGELPRDSLRSMRSDFLSLPFQAIECSLAGVNPAGEVWSDQALDDFERLTYVAEWRPLLAKLCSYTHSEVSSWPSVQLYDNTEGKAVDLGEEMVSLGHAVPSQDNGNGGGDRDDPGTLQRMLDDVTGATSELSLSCISLSEVASISGSVDDVLDDEFV, encoded by the exons ATGCGGGTCTCTGTGGTAATCAAGATGTTTGCTCATGACCTAAGGCACGTGCACAATTTGGATGTACATGCAG ATTTCGACCAGCTGAAGGACCAGCCCCGCAGAGAGCCAGTAGA GTGGAGTCTCTCCCTGGGCACGTGGCGTGTGATGGAGGCAGTGAGGGAAGGGCCTAAGAGCACCCTGAGCTCTGGTAAAGTTGTGGCTCTGGCAGCGGGGCTGTCTGTAGGAGCGACGGTGGGATACATCGTCTACCGACAAATCAAAAGCACCAGCC CTCCGCTGGCTAACACCGAAGAGTCCAGGATGTCAGTACCTCTGGAGGTTTACAGGAACATTACCAAGTACCAAGCCTCCTTCCTGGACCTG gTGATGCAGAAGTCCGGTGCCCGCGTGAGGGTGCTCTCTGAGTCTTCGCAGGCAGGGGAGGGGGAGCAAAGTTCCCAGAATTCAGTGTGTTTCCTGCTGCAGGGCTCACCTCAGCAGGTGCTGCTGGCCAGGTGTGCCCTGGAGAACCTGGCCACAGACTGCGAGACCACCACTGAAGTCATGGAGGTGCCCCAGACCGCCTTCGGACGCATCATAG GTCGTGGAGGGGATTCTCTGAAGCTCATCACCAGGACAACGGGAGCAAGAGTCCTATGTCCCAGGGAGAGGGGGCGGGGTCTAGAGAAGGGCAAGGTGTCCGTCACAGGGACGAGACTGGAGGTCAGACAGGCCAAG GAGCTCATCCTAGAGAAGGTATTTGAGGATGAGGCTGTAAGGAGGAGGATTACCCAGTCCTCAGCACAGCGCCAGAAACGAAGACCCTTCGAGACCCAGGGTCAAAGGTCAGAG GAACTGAAGCTGGAGGAGGCTCCACGATCTCTCTGGATGGAGGAAGGGGGGCTAGTCCATGCTAACGGTGTCCAGACCGCAGTGGGAGCCCTTTCCCAGGCTAGAGGAGAGGCGGTACAGCTGGCTACAGAGGCACGAGAGGAGGATGATCTTCTGTCGCCTGACTCCCTATCAGATGTTTCTAAATTTGAAA TCCCCAGTCCAGACCTGAGCTTCCAGCCAGATGAGCACCTGGAGGTGTATGTGTCAGCGTCAGAGAACCCCCACCACTTCTGGATCCAGATCCTGGGGGTCCGCTCCCTCCAGCTGGACAAGCTTACTGCTGAGATGAGCCGCTTCTACAGCAACGGCACCCTGCAG GAGCAGCGAGTGGAGACCATCGTGGTGGGGGACATCGTGGCAGCTCCGTACCGGGACTACGGCACCTGGAACAGGGCGAGGGTCCTGGGGATGATGGGCTCTGGCCTGGTGGACCTCTACTATGTCGACTTTGGCGACAATGGAGAACTACCCAGGGATAGTCTCCGGAGTATGAG AAGTGACTTTCTCAGCCTACCATTCCAGGCCATCGAGTGCAGCTTAGCTGGAGTCAACCCGGCAGGTGAGGTGTGGAGCGACCAAGCCCTGGACGACTTTGAGCGCCTGACGTATGTTGCCGAATGGAGACCCCTGCTGGCCAAACTTTGCAGCTACACCCACTCTGAGGTCTCCTCTTGGCCAAGTGTACAACTCTACGACAACACAGAGGGCAAG GCTGTAGAtctaggagaggagatggtgagTCTGGGCCATGCTGTACCTAGCCAGGATAATGGGAACGGGGGTGGCGACAGGGACGACCCTGGAACACTACAGAGGATGCTG GATGATGTGACTGGAGCCACGTCAGAGCTAAGCCTGTCCTGCATCAGCTTATCAG aaGTGGCCTCAATCTCAGGAAGCGTTGATGATGTTCTAGACGACGAGTTCGTCTGA